One stretch of Methylopila sp. 73B DNA includes these proteins:
- a CDS encoding response regulator has protein sequence MIATASHVDDDLAPSADRRIAVAAHEIRTPLGGILALADLLLAEDLSEAARGHAAALKTAAEHLFGVASTLLGASAPQPRRELDFAVFLARVAPALSARAALKGLAFAATLDPRLPESALADEGALRQIVENLADNALRVTDRGRIELALEWAAEDEASVTLRIVVRDTGPGLGQRPERLFEPFVQGEGAPGGAGLGLSLVATLARDMGGGAAAANRPEGGAEVIATARLDRVTPAPPPLCGLRRVLVAEDNAVNQRVLGTLLEHFGLVFDIAPDGEAAVAAVATGRYDLVLMDATMPKMDGLDATRTIRALPAPLGHIRIVGVTARAFAEEIAAFRAAGVDDVVTKPISVGDLWSAIGAGAEQAEG, from the coding sequence CCCAGCGCCGACCGCCGCATCGCCGTGGCCGCCCACGAGATCCGCACGCCGCTCGGCGGCATCCTGGCGTTGGCGGACTTGCTGCTGGCCGAGGATCTGTCGGAGGCGGCCCGCGGCCACGCCGCAGCCCTGAAGACGGCGGCCGAGCATCTGTTCGGCGTCGCCAGCACGCTGCTCGGCGCAAGCGCGCCGCAGCCTCGGCGGGAGCTCGACTTTGCGGTGTTTCTCGCCCGCGTCGCGCCGGCGCTCAGCGCCCGGGCGGCCCTGAAGGGCCTCGCTTTCGCCGCGACGCTGGACCCGCGCCTGCCGGAGAGCGCCCTCGCCGACGAAGGCGCGCTGCGGCAGATCGTCGAAAACCTCGCCGACAATGCGCTGCGGGTGACCGACCGCGGGCGCATCGAGCTCGCGCTGGAATGGGCGGCCGAAGACGAGGCCTCGGTGACGCTCCGCATCGTGGTGCGCGACACCGGCCCCGGCCTCGGCCAGCGTCCCGAGCGGCTGTTCGAGCCATTTGTCCAGGGCGAAGGGGCGCCGGGAGGCGCCGGCCTCGGTCTGTCGCTGGTGGCGACGCTGGCGCGCGACATGGGCGGCGGCGCGGCGGCGGCGAACCGGCCCGAGGGCGGCGCCGAGGTGATCGCCACCGCGCGGCTCGATCGCGTGACGCCAGCTCCGCCGCCGCTCTGCGGGCTCCGGCGGGTGCTGGTGGCCGAGGACAACGCGGTGAACCAGCGCGTGCTGGGCACTCTGCTCGAGCATTTCGGCCTCGTCTTCGACATCGCGCCGGATGGGGAGGCCGCGGTCGCGGCGGTCGCGACCGGCCGCTACGACCTGGTGCTGATGGACGCGACCATGCCCAAGATGGACGGGCTCGACGCCACGCGCACAATCCGCGCTCTGCCTGCGCCGCTCGGCCACATCCGCATCGTCGGCGTCACAGCCCGCGCCTTCGCGGAGGAGATCGCGGCGTTCCGAGCGGCGGGGGTCGACGACGTCGTCACCAAGCCGATCTCGGTCGGCGATCTCTGGAGCGCGATCGGAGCGGGGGCCGAGCAGGCTGAGGGTTGA
- the rmuC gene encoding DNA recombination protein RmuC — protein MSETLLVVGGHALSLGETLAGLGAAVLGALLIVIVALFRSASIQHNASAEAAWRAREAEARLAGLERQQSEASGRLQAFASALGARQADLARGVAERLDAVGARVGDGLAASGQATSEQLSRLEARLAVIDAAGAQIGALAGQVTDLKAILSNKPARGAFGQGRMEAILKDALPPSAYAFQARLSTGVRPDALIRLPGDPRGLAVDAKFPLEGFERLRTAETPEAVKAAEARVRADVGRHIADVGDKYLLAGETQDVALLFVPSEQIHAELAERFEDVTARAYRARVLIVSPSLLMLAVQVVQGLTRDAAMREQAHVLQAEVGRLMEDVRRIGERVEKLKSHFGQATADLDQIAISAEKIGRRGARIEQMELGPMAEPEALPNPLRRDAAE, from the coding sequence ATGTCCGAAACTCTCCTTGTCGTCGGCGGTCATGCCCTCAGCCTCGGCGAAACGCTGGCGGGGCTCGGCGCGGCTGTGCTCGGCGCGCTGCTCATCGTCATCGTCGCGCTGTTCCGTTCGGCCTCGATCCAGCACAACGCGAGCGCCGAGGCCGCATGGCGGGCGCGGGAGGCGGAGGCCCGGCTTGCCGGGCTCGAGCGCCAGCAGTCCGAAGCAAGCGGCCGGCTGCAGGCCTTCGCGTCCGCGCTCGGCGCGCGGCAGGCCGATCTCGCGCGCGGGGTCGCGGAACGGCTCGACGCGGTCGGGGCCCGCGTCGGCGACGGGCTGGCCGCGAGCGGGCAGGCGACCTCCGAGCAGTTGTCGCGACTGGAGGCCCGGCTCGCGGTGATCGACGCCGCCGGCGCCCAGATCGGCGCGCTCGCGGGCCAAGTGACGGACTTGAAGGCCATCCTGTCGAACAAGCCCGCCCGCGGCGCCTTCGGGCAGGGCCGCATGGAGGCGATCCTCAAGGACGCCCTGCCGCCCTCGGCCTACGCCTTCCAGGCGCGGCTCTCCACCGGCGTACGTCCCGACGCGCTGATCCGCCTGCCCGGCGACCCGCGCGGCCTCGCGGTCGACGCCAAGTTCCCGCTGGAAGGGTTCGAGCGCCTGCGCACGGCTGAGACCCCCGAGGCCGTGAAGGCGGCGGAAGCGCGGGTGCGCGCCGACGTCGGCCGGCACATCGCGGACGTCGGCGACAAGTACCTGCTGGCCGGCGAGACCCAGGACGTGGCGCTGCTGTTCGTGCCCTCCGAGCAGATTCACGCCGAGCTCGCCGAGCGGTTCGAGGACGTGACCGCGCGCGCCTACCGGGCGCGGGTGCTGATCGTCTCGCCCTCGCTGCTGATGCTCGCCGTGCAGGTGGTGCAGGGCCTCACCCGCGACGCCGCGATGCGCGAGCAGGCGCATGTGCTGCAGGCGGAGGTCGGCCGGCTGATGGAGGACGTCCGCCGCATCGGCGAGCGGGTGGAGAAGCTCAAGAGCCACTTCGGGCAGGCCACCGCCGACCTCGACCAGATCGCGATCTCGGCCGAGAAGATCGGCCGCCGCGGAGCCCGCATCGAGCAGATGGAGCTCGGGCCCATGGCCGAGCCCGAAGCCCTGCCGAACCCGCTGCGCCGGGACGCGGCGGAGTAG
- the def gene encoding peptide deformylase: protein MAASPLVYLPDSKLRLVSAPVERVDDEVKALVATMYETMYDAAGIGLAAIQIGVAKRVVTIDLAGKDEAPQPLTLINPEIVKSSDERQVYDEGCLSIPDYYEEVERPAQVTVRYLDETGAPKEIEADGLLAVCIQHEIDHLNGVLFIDHISRLKRDRVMKKFEKARAVGELPSFPRRDKRDRAAPETVEA, encoded by the coding sequence ATGGCCGCCTCGCCTCTCGTCTATCTTCCCGATTCCAAGCTGCGGCTCGTCAGCGCGCCGGTCGAACGCGTCGACGACGAGGTCAAGGCGCTCGTCGCGACCATGTACGAGACGATGTACGACGCCGCCGGCATCGGGCTCGCGGCGATCCAGATCGGCGTCGCGAAGCGCGTGGTGACGATCGACCTCGCCGGCAAGGACGAGGCCCCGCAGCCGCTGACGCTGATCAACCCCGAGATCGTCAAGTCGTCCGACGAGCGGCAGGTCTACGACGAGGGCTGCCTGTCGATCCCAGACTACTACGAGGAGGTCGAGCGGCCGGCGCAGGTCACCGTGCGCTACCTCGACGAGACCGGCGCCCCGAAGGAGATCGAGGCCGACGGCCTGCTCGCGGTCTGCATCCAGCACGAGATCGATCATCTCAACGGCGTGCTGTTCATCGACCACATCTCGCGGCTCAAGCGGGACCGGGTGATGAAGAAGTTCGAGAAGGCGCGCGCCGTGGGCGAGCTGCCGTCGTTCCCCCGCCGCGACAAGCGCGACCGCGCCGCGCCGGAGACGGTCGAGGCCTGA
- the fmt gene encoding methionyl-tRNA formyltransferase — MTLRLVFMGTPDFAAPVLSELVGQGHEVAAVYTRAPKPAGRGMELTRSPVHRLADSFGIPVETPRSFRDDETIARFAEHGADLAVVVAYGLILPRAALEAPELGCLNCHASLLPRWRGAAPIQRAIMAGDAETGVMAMRMEEGLDTGPVGMAERLAIGADETAGELHDRLSRLGADLMGRAVAALGRGGLQFRAQASEGVTYAAKIEKAESRIDWAKPAQAVHDHIRGLSPFPGAWFEIEGARGPERVKALRSTRVDGSGAPGELLDDRLTVGCGDGAVRLLTLQRAGKGPVDAGAFLNGARLTPGARLL, encoded by the coding sequence ATGACCCTTCGCCTCGTCTTCATGGGCACGCCGGACTTCGCGGCGCCCGTGCTGTCGGAGCTCGTCGGCCAGGGCCACGAGGTCGCGGCGGTCTACACCCGCGCGCCGAAGCCCGCAGGCCGCGGCATGGAGCTGACCAGGAGCCCGGTGCACCGCCTGGCGGACAGTTTTGGAATTCCCGTCGAGACGCCGCGCAGCTTCCGCGACGACGAAACGATCGCCCGCTTTGCGGAGCACGGCGCGGACCTCGCGGTCGTCGTCGCCTACGGGCTGATCCTGCCCAGGGCCGCGCTCGAGGCCCCTGAGCTCGGCTGCCTCAACTGCCATGCCTCGCTGCTGCCGCGCTGGCGCGGCGCGGCCCCCATCCAGCGCGCGATCATGGCCGGCGACGCCGAGACTGGGGTGATGGCCATGCGCATGGAGGAGGGCCTCGACACCGGCCCCGTCGGCATGGCGGAGCGGCTTGCGATCGGCGCGGACGAGACCGCCGGCGAACTGCACGACCGGCTTTCGCGCCTCGGCGCCGACCTCATGGGCCGCGCGGTCGCGGCGCTCGGGCGCGGCGGCCTCCAGTTCCGGGCGCAGGCCAGCGAGGGCGTCACCTACGCCGCCAAGATCGAAAAGGCTGAATCGCGGATCGACTGGGCGAAGCCCGCGCAGGCCGTTCACGACCACATCCGCGGGCTGTCGCCGTTTCCCGGCGCTTGGTTCGAGATCGAGGGCGCGCGCGGCCCCGAACGGGTCAAGGCGCTGCGCTCCACCCGCGTGGACGGCTCCGGCGCCCCTGGCGAGCTGCTCGACGACCGGCTGACGGTCGGCTGCGGCGACGGCGCCGTCCGCCTGCTGACGCTGCAGCGCGCCGGCAAGGGGCCGGTGGACGCGGGCGCCTTCCTCAACGGCGCGCGGCTCACGCCGGGCGCCCGCCTGCTCTGA
- the truA gene encoding tRNA pseudouridine(38-40) synthase TruA, with the protein MARFRLLVEYDGAPFAGWQRQANGASVQGALEDAFRAFANEAVVVKGAGRTDAGVHASGQVAHVDLAREWRTDTVRDAVNAHLRPLPVAVLEAERVSDAFDARFSAVRRHYVYRVVDRRPPLALDAGRAWRVPKPLDVAAMDAAAKRLLGRHDFTTFRSAHCQATSPLRTLDRLDVAREGQAVLIRTDARSFLHNQVRSMAGSLVEVGIGRWIADDLAQALEKADRAACGPVAPPEGLTLTQVDYPETAR; encoded by the coding sequence ATGGCCCGTTTCCGGCTTCTGGTGGAGTATGACGGCGCGCCCTTCGCCGGCTGGCAGCGGCAGGCCAATGGCGCCTCCGTGCAGGGCGCGCTCGAAGACGCCTTTCGAGCCTTCGCCAATGAGGCGGTGGTGGTGAAGGGCGCTGGGCGCACCGACGCCGGCGTGCACGCCAGCGGCCAGGTCGCCCATGTGGACCTCGCCCGTGAGTGGCGGACCGACACGGTGCGCGACGCGGTCAACGCCCATCTCCGCCCGCTGCCCGTCGCCGTGCTGGAGGCGGAGCGGGTGTCCGACGCCTTCGACGCGCGGTTCTCGGCCGTCCGTCGGCACTACGTCTACCGCGTCGTCGACCGCCGGCCGCCGCTGGCGCTGGACGCCGGCCGGGCTTGGCGCGTGCCGAAGCCGCTCGACGTCGCGGCGATGGACGCGGCCGCCAAGCGCCTGCTCGGCCGGCACGATTTCACCACCTTCCGCTCCGCCCACTGCCAGGCGACGAGCCCCTTGCGCACGCTCGACCGGCTCGACGTGGCGCGCGAGGGACAGGCGGTCCTGATCCGCACCGACGCGCGCTCATTCCTGCACAACCAGGTGCGCTCCATGGCGGGCTCGCTGGTGGAGGTCGGGATCGGCCGCTGGATCGCGGACGATCTCGCGCAGGCCCTCGAGAAGGCCGACCGCGCGGCCTGCGGCCCCGTGGCGCCGCCGGAAGGGCTCACGCTGACGCAGGTCGACTACCCCGAGACGGCGCGCTAG
- a CDS encoding antibiotic biosynthesis monooxygenase: MFVAMNRFKVFAAEAEAFETVWRERDRHLAEVPGFVEFSLLKGPADEETVLYASHTIWSSRAAFEAWTKSEAFRAAHRNAGQNKPMYAGHPQFEGFEAVLLEKAPAAAA, from the coding sequence ATGTTCGTCGCCATGAACCGCTTCAAGGTGTTCGCCGCCGAGGCCGAGGCCTTCGAGACCGTGTGGCGCGAGCGCGACCGTCATCTCGCCGAAGTCCCCGGCTTCGTGGAGTTCAGCCTGCTGAAGGGCCCGGCGGACGAGGAGACCGTGCTCTACGCCTCGCACACGATCTGGAGCTCGCGCGCCGCCTTCGAGGCCTGGACGAAGTCGGAGGCGTTCCGCGCCGCCCACCGCAACGCCGGCCAGAACAAGCCGATGTACGCCGGCCACCCGCAGTTCGAGGGCTTCGAGGCCGTGCTGCTGGAGAAGGCGCCGGCCGCAGCCGCCTGA
- a CDS encoding orotate phosphoribosyltransferase has product MTEIAPALSSRDAVGRRVARMMLEVGAIHIRPEEPFIFTSGWASPVYTDCRKLISYPRLRAQLMDDAAATILREVGYESLDAVAGGETAGIPFAAWIAERLMLPMLYVRKKPKGFGRNARIEGAVTEGHRTILIEDLTTDGGSKVAFCEALREAGQVVEHAFVLFHYGIFPQSRETMDRIGVKLHELATFWDVLAVAKEDGKLDAGKLADVEAFLNAPAAWSAAHGGKASFGD; this is encoded by the coding sequence ATGACCGAGATCGCCCCCGCCCTCTCCTCCCGCGACGCCGTGGGCCGCCGCGTCGCGCGCATGATGCTCGAGGTGGGCGCGATCCACATTCGCCCGGAAGAGCCGTTCATCTTCACCTCTGGCTGGGCGAGCCCGGTCTACACCGACTGCCGCAAACTCATCTCCTACCCGCGCCTGCGGGCCCAGCTGATGGACGACGCCGCCGCGACGATCCTGCGCGAGGTCGGCTACGAGAGCCTCGACGCGGTGGCGGGCGGCGAGACCGCCGGCATTCCCTTTGCGGCCTGGATCGCCGAGCGGCTGATGCTGCCGATGCTCTACGTGCGAAAGAAGCCGAAGGGTTTTGGCCGCAACGCCCGCATCGAGGGCGCGGTCACCGAAGGCCACCGCACCATCCTGATCGAGGACCTGACGACCGACGGCGGCTCCAAGGTCGCCTTCTGCGAGGCGCTGCGCGAGGCGGGGCAGGTGGTGGAGCACGCCTTCGTGCTGTTCCACTACGGCATCTTCCCGCAGAGCCGCGAGACCATGGACCGCATCGGCGTGAAGCTGCACGAGCTCGCGACGTTCTGGGACGTGCTGGCGGTCGCGAAGGAGGACGGCAAGCTCGACGCCGGCAAGCTCGCGGACGTCGAGGCCTTCCTCAACGCGCCCGCCGCCTGGTCCGCCGCCCACGGCGGCAAGGCGAGCTTCGGGGATTGA
- the lptE gene encoding LPS assembly lipoprotein LptE: MSSSDIEFRPARRAVLRAGVAAGLSLTLAGCFRPLYSEQSYATGPSAKGEVPVLTNLRRIDVRPIEGRIGNTLRNELIFQLRGGGAADATAYRLDISIANRAQSPIVDPFTGQPETRSVSLSVDYALKPAGQIDPVISGQEFASASYSYTLQRFADIRAERDAQNRAAVQIAGKLRNRLQGYFATGR; this comes from the coding sequence ATGTCGTCGTCTGACATCGAGTTCCGGCCCGCGCGCCGCGCCGTTCTCCGCGCCGGCGTTGCGGCCGGCCTGTCGCTGACGCTGGCGGGCTGCTTCCGCCCGCTCTACAGCGAGCAGAGCTACGCGACCGGGCCCTCCGCCAAGGGCGAGGTTCCGGTGCTCACGAACCTGCGCCGCATCGACGTGCGCCCGATCGAGGGCCGCATCGGCAACACGCTGCGCAACGAGCTGATCTTCCAGCTGCGCGGCGGCGGGGCGGCGGACGCCACCGCCTACCGGCTCGACATCTCGATCGCGAACCGGGCGCAGTCGCCGATCGTGGACCCGTTCACCGGCCAGCCCGAGACACGCTCGGTGTCGCTGAGCGTCGACTACGCGCTGAAGCCTGCGGGCCAGATCGATCCGGTGATCTCGGGCCAGGAGTTCGCCTCGGCGTCGTACTCGTACACGCTGCAGCGCTTCGCCGACATTCGCGCCGAGCGCGACGCCCAGAACCGCGCCGCGGTCCAGATCGCCGGCAAGCTGCGCAATCGTCTGCAGGGCTATTTCGCCACCGGGCGATAA
- the leuS gene encoding leucine--tRNA ligase produces MTTERYNAREAEPRWQASWNERKLFETDAGDARPNYYVLEMFPYPSGRIHMGHVRNYAMGDVVARYKRAKGFAVMHPMGWDAFGLPAENAAIEKKVHPKAWTYDNIATMRDQLKAIGLSLDWSREIATCDPEYYAQQQKLFLDFLKAGLAYRRQSKVNWDPVDNTVLANEQVIDGRGWRSGALVEQRELTQWFLKITDFSEDLLSALDGLTRWPEKVRTMQKNWIGRSEGLLVRWPLADAPGANAPAGEVEVYTTRPDTLFGASFLALSADHPIAKALAEGNPALSAFLDDCRRAGTSVAALETAEKKGFDTGLKAKHPFDPSWELPVYVANFVLMDYGTGAIFGCPAHDQRDLDFARAYGLPVTPVVEPEGVDPASVTIDTVAYDGDGVMINSRFLDGLSPSDAFREVARRLEAAELNGRPVAVRKVNWRLRDWGISRQRYWGCPIPVIHCKACGVVPVPDDQLPVRLPDDVTFDQPGNPLDRHDAWRNVACPQCGGPARRETDTMDTFVDSSWYYARFTSPRAASPTVKATADRWLPVDQYIGGVEHAILHLLYSRFFTRAMKATGHVGLDEPFAGLFTQGMVVHETYKDAGGQWVAPAEIRIAEEGGARRATRLDDGAPIEIGSIEKMSKSKKNVVDPNDILGTYGADTARWFMLSDSPPERDVIWTESGVEGASRFVQRVWRLVNDAAAKGASAGAAAPASVGPAAESLRRAAHGALARVEDDIERLRFNRCVAASYELANALGQALQAEAAPADDMAFALREAAEILVQILAPFMPHLAEESWSALGHATLVAETPWPKADPVLLASDVVTLPVQVNGKKRDEITVARDADAKAIEALVRELDVVQKAIGDKPIRKIIVVPQRIVNVVV; encoded by the coding sequence ATGACGACCGAGCGCTACAACGCGCGAGAGGCCGAGCCCCGCTGGCAGGCGAGCTGGAACGAGCGCAAGCTGTTCGAGACCGACGCTGGGGATGCGCGGCCGAACTACTATGTCCTCGAGATGTTCCCCTATCCCTCGGGGCGCATCCACATGGGGCATGTGCGCAACTACGCGATGGGCGACGTCGTCGCGCGCTACAAGCGCGCCAAGGGTTTCGCGGTGATGCACCCGATGGGCTGGGACGCCTTCGGCCTGCCGGCCGAGAACGCCGCCATCGAGAAAAAAGTCCATCCCAAAGCCTGGACCTACGACAACATCGCGACCATGCGCGACCAGCTCAAGGCGATCGGCCTGTCGCTGGACTGGAGCCGCGAGATCGCGACCTGCGATCCCGAGTACTACGCCCAGCAGCAGAAGCTGTTCCTGGACTTCCTGAAGGCCGGCCTCGCCTACCGCCGCCAGTCCAAGGTGAACTGGGACCCGGTCGACAACACCGTGCTCGCCAACGAGCAGGTGATCGACGGCCGCGGCTGGCGTTCGGGCGCACTGGTGGAGCAGCGCGAGCTGACCCAGTGGTTCCTGAAGATCACCGACTTCTCCGAGGACCTGCTGTCGGCTCTCGACGGGCTGACGCGCTGGCCGGAGAAGGTCCGGACCATGCAGAAGAATTGGATCGGCCGCTCGGAAGGGCTGCTGGTGCGCTGGCCGCTCGCGGACGCTCCCGGCGCCAACGCGCCGGCCGGCGAGGTCGAGGTCTACACCACCCGCCCCGACACGCTGTTCGGCGCGAGCTTCCTGGCGCTCTCGGCGGACCACCCCATCGCCAAGGCCTTGGCCGAGGGAAACCCGGCGCTGTCCGCCTTCCTCGACGACTGCCGCCGCGCGGGCACCAGCGTCGCGGCGCTCGAGACCGCCGAGAAGAAGGGTTTTGACACGGGACTCAAGGCGAAGCACCCGTTCGATCCGTCCTGGGAGCTGCCGGTCTACGTCGCGAACTTCGTGCTGATGGACTACGGCACGGGCGCCATCTTCGGCTGCCCGGCGCACGACCAGCGCGACCTCGATTTCGCGCGCGCCTACGGACTGCCGGTGACGCCGGTCGTCGAGCCCGAGGGCGTGGACCCCGCCTCGGTCACGATCGACACCGTGGCCTATGACGGCGACGGGGTGATGATCAACTCCCGCTTCCTCGACGGCCTGAGCCCGTCCGACGCGTTCCGGGAGGTTGCGCGCCGGCTGGAGGCCGCGGAGCTGAACGGCCGGCCCGTCGCCGTCCGCAAGGTCAACTGGCGCCTGCGCGACTGGGGGATCTCCCGCCAGCGCTACTGGGGCTGCCCGATCCCGGTGATCCACTGCAAGGCCTGCGGCGTCGTTCCCGTGCCGGACGACCAGCTGCCGGTGCGCCTGCCCGACGACGTGACCTTCGACCAGCCGGGCAACCCGCTCGACCGTCACGACGCCTGGCGCAACGTGGCCTGCCCGCAATGCGGCGGCCCGGCGCGGCGCGAGACCGACACCATGGACACCTTCGTTGACTCGTCCTGGTACTACGCCCGCTTCACGTCCCCCCGCGCCGCCTCGCCCACCGTGAAGGCGACGGCCGACCGCTGGCTGCCGGTCGACCAGTACATCGGCGGCGTGGAGCACGCGATCCTGCACCTGCTGTACTCGCGCTTCTTCACCCGCGCGATGAAGGCCACCGGGCATGTCGGCCTCGACGAGCCCTTCGCCGGCCTGTTCACGCAGGGCATGGTGGTCCACGAGACCTACAAGGACGCCGGCGGCCAATGGGTCGCGCCGGCGGAGATCCGGATCGCGGAGGAGGGCGGCGCGCGCCGCGCCACGCGTCTCGACGACGGCGCTCCGATCGAGATCGGCTCGATCGAGAAGATGTCGAAGTCGAAGAAGAACGTCGTCGACCCCAACGACATCCTCGGGACCTACGGCGCGGACACCGCCCGCTGGTTCATGCTGTCCGACAGCCCGCCCGAGCGCGACGTGATCTGGACCGAGTCCGGCGTCGAAGGCGCCAGCCGTTTCGTGCAGCGCGTGTGGCGGCTGGTGAACGACGCGGCTGCGAAGGGCGCCTCAGCTGGCGCGGCGGCGCCTGCCAGCGTCGGCCCCGCCGCCGAGAGCCTGCGCCGCGCGGCCCACGGCGCGCTCGCCCGCGTCGAGGACGACATCGAGCGCCTGCGCTTCAACCGCTGCGTCGCGGCCTCCTACGAGCTCGCCAACGCGCTCGGACAGGCGCTGCAGGCGGAGGCGGCGCCCGCAGACGACATGGCCTTCGCGCTGCGCGAGGCGGCCGAAATCCTTGTGCAGATCCTCGCGCCCTTCATGCCGCATCTGGCTGAGGAGTCGTGGTCGGCGCTCGGACATGCCACTCTCGTCGCCGAGACGCCCTGGCCGAAGGCCGACCCCGTGCTGCTCGCCTCCGACGTCGTGACCCTGCCGGTGCAGGTGAACGGCAAGAAGCGGGACGAGATCACGGTCGCTCGCGACGCCGACGCCAAGGCGATCGAAGCGCTCGTGCGCGAGTTGGACGTCGTCCAGAAGGCGATCGGCGACAAGCCGATCCGAAAGATCATCGTCGTGCCGCAGAGGATCGTGAATGTCGTCGTCTGA
- the secB gene encoding protein-export chaperone SecB, with protein MANTHGASESAAPAINVLAQYAKDLSFENPNAPRSLAPRQTSPNIEIKVNVNARKVGETDFEVELAIEGQAKDGDSLLFRVDLSYGGVFRVVNIPEEQLHPVVMIECPRLLFPFARQIVAEAVRNGGFPPLMIDPVDFAALYRARAEEALAQQTTGAPN; from the coding sequence ATGGCAAACACCCACGGCGCTTCCGAGTCCGCCGCGCCCGCGATCAACGTCCTCGCCCAGTATGCGAAGGACCTCTCGTTCGAAAACCCGAACGCCCCACGCTCGCTGGCGCCGCGCCAGACCTCGCCGAACATCGAGATCAAGGTCAACGTCAACGCCCGCAAGGTGGGCGAGACGGACTTCGAAGTCGAGCTGGCGATCGAGGGACAGGCTAAGGACGGCGACTCGCTGCTGTTCCGCGTCGACCTGTCCTACGGCGGCGTGTTCCGCGTCGTGAACATTCCGGAGGAGCAGCTCCACCCGGTCGTCATGATCGAGTGCCCGCGCCTGCTGTTCCCCTTCGCGCGCCAGATCGTCGCCGAGGCGGTGCGGAACGGCGGCTTCCCGCCGCTGATGATCGACCCGGTCGACTTCGCGGCGCTCTACCGCGCCCGCGCCGAAGAGGCCCTCGCCCAGCAGACGACCGGCGCGCCGAACTGA
- a CDS encoding FxsA family protein has product MPRLLTLFLALPILEIVAFALVAAIIGVGKAILLQVAISAIGIAMLGSLVTEAKTEARRRGGLVSFAMDGSKGLRGLAGLLFAIPGFITDVIGVLALVPEFRTRIRRFLGWAEVAPATVHPQTARPARKEMLDLDQAEWREVEPARRPER; this is encoded by the coding sequence ATGCCACGGCTGCTCACTCTCTTCCTGGCCCTGCCGATCCTCGAGATCGTCGCCTTCGCCCTCGTCGCGGCGATCATCGGCGTCGGCAAGGCCATTTTGCTGCAAGTGGCGATCTCGGCCATCGGCATCGCCATGCTCGGCTCATTGGTGACCGAGGCCAAGACGGAGGCGCGCCGCCGCGGCGGGCTGGTGTCCTTCGCGATGGACGGCTCCAAGGGCCTGCGGGGCTTGGCGGGTCTCCTGTTCGCCATTCCGGGCTTCATCACCGACGTGATCGGCGTTCTGGCGCTCGTGCCGGAGTTCCGGACGCGCATCCGGCGCTTCCTCGGCTGGGCCGAGGTCGCGCCTGCGACGGTCCATCCCCAGACCGCGCGCCCGGCGCGGAAGGAGATGCTGGATCTCGACCAGGCCGAGTGGCGCGAAGTCGAGCCCGCGCGCCGTCCCGAGCGTTGA
- a CDS encoding Tim44/TimA family putative adaptor protein, with protein sequence MSDGFDIYTIIILVLAVFIFIRLRSVLGTRTGNERRPNDAFRAPPAGPEPTPANDKVVPLPTRASDGSRPEHGPLDDEPAGERWKGIAAPGSPVALGLDEIAAAENGFDARGFIGGARAAYEMIVGAFAAGDRKTLKPLLAKEVFEGFSAAIAERESRGETVESRFVAIDKAELTEVEIVGKTAQLTVRFVSQIISATRDKNGAVIDGSPTEIADLVDVWTFARELNARDPNWRLISTEAV encoded by the coding sequence ATGAGCGACGGCTTCGACATCTACACGATCATCATCCTCGTGCTGGCCGTGTTCATCTTCATCCGGCTGCGGTCGGTGCTGGGCACGCGCACGGGCAACGAGCGGCGTCCGAACGACGCGTTCCGCGCGCCGCCCGCCGGGCCGGAGCCGACGCCTGCGAACGACAAGGTCGTTCCTCTCCCGACGCGCGCCTCCGACGGCTCGCGCCCGGAGCACGGCCCGCTGGACGACGAACCTGCCGGCGAGCGCTGGAAGGGGATCGCCGCGCCCGGAAGCCCGGTCGCGCTCGGCCTCGACGAGATCGCCGCGGCCGAGAACGGCTTTGACGCTCGCGGCTTCATCGGCGGCGCCCGCGCGGCCTATGAGATGATCGTCGGCGCTTTCGCCGCCGGCGACCGCAAGACGCTGAAGCCCCTCCTCGCGAAGGAGGTGTTTGAAGGCTTCAGCGCCGCGATCGCCGAGCGCGAGAGCCGGGGCGAGACCGTGGAGTCCCGCTTCGTCGCGATCGACAAGGCGGAGCTCACGGAGGTCGAGATCGTGGGCAAGACCGCGCAGCTCACCGTGCGCTTCGTCTCGCAGATCATCAGCGCCACCCGCGACAAGAACGGCGCCGTGATCGACGGCAGCCCGACCGAGATCGCGGACCTCGTCGACGTCTGGACCTTCGCGCGCGAGCTGAACGCCCGCGACCCGAACTGGCGCCTGATCTCGACCGAAGCGGTCTGA